Within the Flavobacterium sp. N502536 genome, the region CCTACGTTATTTGCTTTTGATATCGTAGCGTTTAGTAAAGATTCTGCAAATACCGTGGTTGATGTTACTAAATTTTACAGTACAGATGTTAAGGCGATCAGTGGAATTTCGTCAGAAATGCGCGAAACGTATAAAGTAAAAGGACTTGACGATTCAAGAAGTTTTATCAATACGATTAAAAGTTTTCCAATGAATATCGAGGTAATTCAGGATATGACGTATAATGCTTCGAAACCATCGATGCTGGAAGATACCGAATCGATTAGTATTCAAATGAACCAATCGATGATTTTGCTGCCTGAAGTACCTATGACACCAAGGCTGGCAGACCCAAGGGTAGGCTGGTTTACAGTAAGTCAGTACGATTACGGAAGCAATGAATTGAAATCGGATCTTAAAACCTACATTCGCCGTTGGAGACTGGAGCCAAAAGATCCGGAAGCCTATGCAAGAGGAGAATTGGTTGAACCGGTAAAACCTATCGTTTATTATTTAGACCCTGCTACTCCTGAAAAACTTCGAAAATACATCAAACAAGGGATAGAAGAATGGCAAAAACCTTTTGAAACGGCAGGATTTAAGAATGCTATTATTGCAAAAGATGCCCCAACAAAAGAGGAAGATCCTGATTTTAGCCCGGAAGATGTTCGTTATTCGGTGGTTCGTTACGTTGCAAGTACCACCCGAAATGCAGTTGGTCCGAGTGTTTCAGATCCGAGAAGCGGTGAAATTATCGAAAGTGATGTAATCTGGTACCACAACCATTTACGTTCGTACAGAAACAGGTATTTGTTGGAAACCGGAGCGGCAAATCCGTCAGCGAGAACTTTGCAGACGAGCGACGAGGAAATGGGAGAAATGATGCGTATGGTAATTGCTCACGAAGTGGGGCATGCTTTAGGTTTTCCGCACAATATGGGCGCAAGCTGTGCGTATGATGTAGAAAGTTACCGAAATGGTGATTTTACGCAGCAAAACGGAATTTCGGCGAGTATAATGGACTATGCAAGGTACAATTATATTGCACAGCCGGGAGATAAAAATATTCGCTTTATTCGTAAAATGGGAGCGTATGATCACTATGCCTTAAACTGGGGGTATAGAGTGATTCCGAATGCGAAATCTCCTCAGGACGAGTCCGCTACTTTAGACAAATGGATTTTGGATAAAGCAGGAAATCCTTTGTACAAATTTGGAAAACAAAGCAGTGCTTTTGATCCTTCTTCACAAACAGAAGATATTGGGAATAATTCAATGAAAGCAAGTACTTACGGACTTAAAAATCTGGAATATGTTGCCGCTCATTTGAACGAATGGACAAGTAATGTGACGAATAACTACGACGATCTGGACGAATTGTACAAAGAAATGCTGGACGTTTGGAGTCGATATGTAGGTCATGTGGTGACTAATGTTGGCGGAGTTTATGAAAATACGAAAAATCCAAATCAGACCGGAAATGTTTACGAGGTAGTACCGAAAACCAAACAGATTGAAGCAATGAACTGGCTTCAGGCAAATGCTTTTGCTTCACCAACATGGATGGTAAATGTTACGACTTTGAAGAATACTGATTTTGCCGGTTATGCGGAAAGATTCAGAAGCTTACAGGTGAGACAGTTGAATAGTTTGCTTAGCATTGGCCGTATTGGCAGATTAGTAGATAATGAAATCGTTGGAGGAGATACGTATAAAGCACTGGATTTATTGAGAGATACGCGAAAAGGAATCTGGAAAGAAGCTGCAGCACCCGGAAATGTGACCATCTACAGAAGAAACCTGCAACGCGGTTATATCGATCGAATGGGAGCATTAATGACCGAAGAAATTAAGCCGTCTGACCGATCAGTGGTATATTATAATGTAAACCAGTCTGATGTGAGAGCTTTGGTACGTGGTGAGTTGAATGCGCTAAGAACGACACTTTTGGCAGCAAAGGCGAGACCTGTAAATGCAGAAACCAAGTATCATTACGAGGATTGTATTAAAAGGATAGACTTAATTCTTAATCCGAAATAAGATTTTATAACAAAGAAAAAGAGGCTTTTAAGGCCTCTTTTTTTATGAACGATATTAGTTGTTTGCTTTTTTGTGCTCTCTCATTTTCTCTTTTGCTTTTTCTTTATTTTCGTCTTGAATGGAAGTCCATTTTTTATATTGATCGGCATTTAGAATTGATTTCATTTTGGCATCGTTAGCAGCTTGTTCGTCCAGCATTTGTTTTCTAAAAGCAACTTTGTCTTCTGTCGTCAGGCTTGTACCATTTTCTTTCTTGCTTTTGCGGTCTTCTTTATATTTTTCAGCTTTGGCACTTCTGTCCGCTAAAAGCTGTTTGATCTGCGCTTGCTGGTTGGCATCTAAATTGAGTTCCGAAGTGAGTTTTTTTAACTTCTTTTCATTGCGTTGTTCCGGACTTAGTCTTTCTCTTGGTTCGCGTGCAGGTTTTTGATCTGCCTCTTGTGCAAAACTCGCTATTCCAACGAATAACAAAGCTGCGATAAGTAATTTCTTCATGATGTACGTTTTTTAATTGTTTATATAGTTTAGACTTTAACGGATTAAAGAGGTTTAATCCGATCGTCAGAATTATAGATTATTTAACAAATTTAAGTAGAGTAATAGTTTAGTTATTTGGAATTTAGAGGATTAGGTGGAGTCTTCGGCGGTTCATGCTTTTTATCATGTTTTTATAAGAAATGGTTTTTTAAATTTGTTTCTATATTAGAAATCAGGAACGATCATCGTCAGAATTAAAAAATGGAAGAATCATTTAGCAAAAAAAATAGAAACCGGGTTTTAAAAGCGGTAAACGGAGAGCTGTCGTATCAGAAATTAACTGCTGCAGAATGGCATCAGTTTGTTCAAAACTGGAATTATGATGATGGAATCGAGCCTTTTGAATGGATGATCCAACAAAAAACACTTGATAAAGGAACAGTTCTTTGTTTGTATTGGCTGTTGCAACCCGATTATTTTTGTCGGTTTACGAGTGAAGAGCAAGTCAAAGACGATTTGTATTTTGAACAGTATAAATTGTTGAAAGAAATTGAGGAAAGATATCTTGCCGACTTTTATCAGGATGAGAACTTTTCGTTTGATCCGAATCCCGAATTTTTGGATGAAAATTCTACTGTAGCGTGTATTCCGGGTGAAATGTTGCTTAAAACTGGAGGAGTAGCTTTCGAACGATTGGATATTGAATTTGCTTTTTTAAGGAAACCTAACGAAAAGGAGTTGAAAACAATTGCGACCAGGATAACGGATGCAGTAAAGATTATTCAGCTTTCAAATCCGGACTTTGTTTATGACGATACGGATACGGCAGTAAACGCTATTGTTGAAAGTGTCGAATACTGGAAAATCAAAGAATTAGGGAAGATAAAAATCAATAATCTGTCGTATTTGTGGATGGATTGCATGCATAAAAAACACCAGTGGGACTGGATTGTATGGGATTGGGAAACCGGAAATAATCTGGGAGTTACAAATGCAACAAAAGAATTGACCTGTTTGGCAGATACCATTATAGCCCACACCATAGACGGATTTCAGCCTGCTTCGATCATTTCTGATTTGTACAAAGACCTGGAAGGCGTAAATGATTTTTATGATCTAAAAAGAGACCCTTACAGCGGAATCGGATTACTGTTTAGCACCGATCATTTGAAGTTTAGAGCATAAGAAGCAGGAAGGATTTTCTGCTAAAAATAGAGACGAAGAGATCGTTTGGTTTTTCAAAGCGTAACAATTTAAACGTATGGGATTAAGAAAAATTACAGTTGAAGAGAATGTTTATTGGTACAAAAGCGTTACTAAATATGCGCTTGAAACAGAAGCAGCAACATTTGAGATAACAATATTTCTGGAAGATCATAAACAAACTCCATTGAAAATCAGCTTTGTTACATGGGAAGACCTGTATGCCGGAAACCCTTTAAATACAGGAGTAGTGTTAACCAGACTATCTGATAAAGAAACCGAAAATGTCAATTTAAATCGGCCAAAATATATCAGAGAATGCATTTTATACGGCTTGAAAATGGGATGGAATGGCGGTAATAAAGTAGCAATTATCGATGGTTTAGAGATCCTTAGAAGTTTAGGTTATGATGTTTCCTGCCTTTGTCCAAAAGAGGGAATTGTTATAGCGCATGGAAAAGAATATTTAAAGTAAGTTGATTTTTCAGGATCAGAAGTTACTTCAGAAGAATTGTTTAATTTAGTAGAATAGGAAGATAAGAACCTCAAAAATAGTAATCAAGATGAGTTTAAAAGATACAGTAAATACAAATAAAATAGCTTTTTTTTCAACGCAGCCTTACGATAAAACGTTCTTCAATAAATACAATGATGCTTTTGGGTTTGAACTGGATTTTTTTGAAACGCAATTAAATCCTCAAACCGTGATTTTGATTGAAAATGCTTTGATTGTTTGTGTTTTTGTAAACGACATCGTCAATGAAGCCGTGTTGAAACAATTGGCTGAAAAAGGAGTGAAGATTATTGCTTTGCGCTGCGCGGGTTTTAATAATGTTGATTTGGATGCTGCTAAAAAGTATAATCTGAAAGTTTGTCGGGTTCCTGCATACTCACCTCAGGCTGTTGCAGAGCATGCGATGGCAATGATTTTAACACTGAACCGAAAAACACATAAAGCTTACAATAGAGTTCGGGAACAAAATTTTTCACTGAACGGGCTATTAGGTTTTGATTTGTTTGGGAAGACCATCGGAATCATCGGAACGGGAAATATAGGGAAAGCTTTCGCTAAGATTGCAAAAGGTTTTGGCTGTAAAGTTCTGGCGTATGACATCGTAACAAATGCCGAAATGGAGAAAGATGGCGTACAGTTTGTTTCGTTGGATGAGATTTTCAAGTCCAGCGATATTATCTCGTTGCATTGCCCTTTAAACGATCAAACGAAGCATGTCATTAATAAAAAGTCTATCGCTTTAATGAAAGACAGTGTAATGCTTATCAATACAAGCCGTGGCGGATTGATTGAAACAGCCGCTGTTATTGAAGGTTTGAAAGAAGGCAAAATAGGGTATTTGGGAATTGATGTTTACGAACAGGAAGAAAAACTATTCTTCAGAGATCTTTCCGCCGATATTATTCAGGATGATGCCATTCAGCGTTTGATGAGTTTTCCAAATGTTTTGGTGACCGCGCATCAGGCGTTTTTTACCAATGAAGCCTTAACACAGATCGCTTTGGTTACCTTTAACAATATAAAGTCTTTATTGACGGAGAATGATATTGAAAATAAAGCCGCTTTGTTAGTTTAAATTGAATCACAAATTCGATCGGTTTTTAAAACCTGTCGGGTTTAGAAACGGAATCGTAAAAATTAAAAAAAGAGAAAACATGAAAAGAAAAATTTTATTGGCATTTCTGGTTTTAGGAATGATTTCTTGCCAGAATAAAGAAAAAACAGGAGAAGAGAATGTTGTGGAGGCCATCGCAACTGACACCATAACAAAAACAGCAACCGGAACAGCAGACGTAAGCGATGCTCCGCACAAAGACGATAAAGCAGTCGAGACCATCAGAAAGCAGCTTTTAGTATTACTGAAAAAAGATCTGCCAGCCTTGACAGCCGACGACAGATTCTTTTATTATAGTGCTTTTGATTTAAATAATGATAAAAAGGAAGAGTACTTTGTAGGTTTTTCGAATCCTTATTTTTGTGGAAGCGGAGGCTGTTCAGGATACATTTTGAATAATGACGGAAGTTTGATCAATTCTTTCACCGTAACTGATTTCCCTATTTATGTAACCACTTCAGTAACGGAGAAATTTTATGATCTAATAGCTGTAAGTGGAGGAAAATTTCATCTTCTAAAACTGAAAAATGGAAAATATCCTTCAAATCCATCTGTTCAGGAAGTTGTTAAAGAGGAAGCTACAAGAGAAAGTACAACGGTTTTGGATATCGATGGGAAGAAGTTGGAGAAGTACTCGTTTTAATCAAATGGTATTAAACAATAAACCCGACAGGTTTTAAAACCTGTCGGGTTTGAATTATTATAAATCAGTTTTGGAATTTGGATTTTCCAAAATTTGAATTTTTAAAAAACTATCCTACCAATTCCACAAATTTAAATTCGCCTTCAACAGCTACTTTAGTCAAACCGTGTTTAGATAAGTTTTTCATAGACGCATCCCATTTTTTACCGCTTAAATTTGCAGTAATTTTTAGTTGCTGAAGATCCATTTTATTCTCATTTCCTTTCAATAAGTCTACGATAAATTTCTCTTCGTCTGATAATTCGACAGTTTGTTTTTTCTCCGGACGCATTTGCGGGAACAATAAAACTTCCTGAATCGATGCGTTATTGGTTAAGTACATAATCAAACGGTCCATCCCAATTCCCATTCCAGATGTTGGCGGCATACCGTATTCTAAGGCTCTTAAGAAATCCTCGTCGATAATACCGTTTGCTTCATCATCACCTTTTGCAGCCAGACGCATCTGATCTTCAAAACGCTCTCTTTGATCAATTGGGTCGTTTAATTCAGAATAAGCATTCGCAATTTCTTTACCACAAACCATTAATTCAAAACGTTCGGTTAAGTCTGGATTGTCGCGGTGTTCTTTACATAACGGAGACATTTCTTTCGGATAATCTGTAATGAAAGTAGGCTGAATGTAATTTCCTTCACATTTTGCACCAAAGATTTCATCGATTAGTTTTCCTTTCCCCATTGTTTTATCCACTTCGATTCCCATTCCTTTTGCAGCTTCAAACAGCTCTTCTTCTGTTTTTCCTGAGATATCAAAACCGGTAAAATGTTTGATCGAATCCGTCATCGTAACACGGGCGTAAGGCGCTTTAAAGTTAATTTGATGCTCGCCAAAAGTAACTTCACTAGTTCCGTTTACGGCAATAGCACAATGCTCCAGCAGGCCTTCTGCAAATTCCATCATCCAGTTGTAGTCTTTGTAGGCTACATATATTTCCATTGCTGTAAACTCAGGGTTATGCGTTCTGTCCATTCCTTCATTACGGAAGTTTCTGGAAAACTCATAAACACCTTCAAATCCACCAACAATTAATCTTTTTAAATACAATTCGTTTGCAATACGCATGTAAAGCGGAATGTCAAGCGAATTATGGTGCGTAATAAAAGGTCTTGCCGAAGCACCACCAGGAATCGATTGCAAAACCGGAGTGTCAACTTCAAGATATCCTGCATCGTTAAAATAACCACGCATAGCGGTAAATAACTTGGTACGTTTGATGAAAGTCTCTTTAACATGTTGATTCACCGTTAGATCTACATAACGCATTCTGTAACGCAATTCAGCATCATTAAAAGCATCGTGTACATTTCCGTCCTCGTCAACTTTTGGTAAAGGCAACGGACGTAATGTTTTACTCAAAAAAGTAAAACCGCTCACACGAATACATTTTGCTCCAACCTGAGTCGTAAACAATTCACCTTCGATACCAATAAAGTCACCTAAATCGGTTAATTTTTTAAAAACCTGATTGTATAACGTTTTATCGTCACCTTCACACAAAACATCGCGATTCACGTACAATTGAATACGTCCTTCGCTATCCTGCAATTCAGCAAAACAAGCTTTCCCCTGATCACGAACACTCATCAAACGTCCCGCAACGATCACCTTCTTACCCTCTTCAAATGACTCCTTTATTTGCTTTGAAGTATGATTTACAGGAAAAAGATTAGCCGGATAAGGATTGATTCCTAAGTTGCGTAAGTTTTGAAGTTTTTCTCTTCGGATGATTTCTTGTTCTGATAGTGCCATTTTGTGCTCTTTTTTAAGTGTGCAAAGATAAAGAAAAGAATGTAGATTTCAGAATGCTGATTTTAGATTTTTTGAAGCAGTAATTTTCGGGTTTTCAAGGTGGTTTTGTCCCGCTATCCACTTGTGTCTTTTTGCTGAAAATCATCTTCGATGATTTTCTAAGATCCTTAGAATCTTAGAACCTCAGAACCTAACAAAAACGATTAAACAAATCCCCAATTAAACAATCCGCCAAACTTCGTATCTTTGAGAAAAAATTAACCACGATGAGATTATACAAACTACTTAGCTTTTCTTTTTTAGTAGCAACACTGACAAGTTGCACCTTTACCGAGAGCATTTACGTGAATGATAACGGAACCGGAAAGTTCTCTTTAAACATGGACGGTTCTTCTTTAATGGCAATGGCAGGGAACCAGATAGGAGATCAATTGGGAGCTGATGCCAAAAAAAATGTAGATTCTACTTTTACCTTCAAACAACTGTTGGCGGATAAAAGCGAAAGCATTTCAAAATTATCTCCTGAAGCTCAAAGTGAGATTAAAAAACTGGAAGACCTTGTGGTTAATATTAAAACGAACGAGGAGAAAAAAGAATTTCTGATGGACTTTTCAGAAAATTTTAAAAATGTAAACGAATTACACGACATATTACAATCCATCAACACCCTTCAAAAACTGACAGGAGGAGCAGATGCTTCAACACCTTTTTCAGGAGGTTTCGGAGATAACAGCAGTAAAGTAAACTACAATTATGATGGAAAGAAATTTAGCCGTAAAGCGATAGTCGACAAACAAAAACTGGCCGCAAAAGTACAGGATTCAACCGCCGAAATGTCAAAAATGGTTTTTTCATCCTCTACTTATGTGATAAAATACCACTTCCCAAAACGCATTAAAAAAGTCTCAAATCCGACGGCTTTGTTTAGTGAAGACCGAAAAACAATTACAATTCAATACCCTTTTACGGATTATATGGAGAATCCTGACAAGCTTAACTTTGATGTTGAGTTTGAAAAATAATTACAATGAATAAAAAAATTCAACTTCAGGATTTAGGAAGTAAAGACTATAAATCGACCTGGGAATATCAGGAAGAACTTTTTAAAGACATAGTCGACCTAAAAATCAGAAACCGAAGAGAAGAGCTTGATTTAGAAACACCCAACTACTTGTTGTTTGTAGAACATCCGCATGTTTATACACTGGGAAAAAGCGGTGATTTTGAGAACTTACTCTTAAACGAAAAACAATTGGAGGCCAAAGGAGCCACCTTTTATAAAATCAATCGTGGTGGCGATATTACCTATCACGGACCAGGACAGATTGTGGGGTATCCCATTTTGGATCTGGAAAATTTCTTTACCGATATTCATAAGTATTTGCGTTTTCTCGAAGAATCGATTATCCTCACTTTAGAAGAATATGGTTTAAAATGCGGACGAAGCGATGGAGAAACCGGAGTCTGGCTAGATGTCGGAACTCCCTTTGCCAGAAAAATTTGTGCGCTTGGTGTTCGCGCCTCACGCTGGGTAACCATGCACGGATTTGCTTTAAATGTCAATGTTGATTTGGGGTACTTTGATAACATTATTCCGTGTGGAATCCGTGGGAAAGGAGTGACTTCATTACAGGTAGAGCTTGGTGTTGAAAAAGTAGACGAAGCAGAAGTAAAAGCAAAAATCATAAAACATTTAACCCGTTTGTTTGAAGCAGAGTTTGTTTAAACAGGCTCTCGAAATATAAAAAAGTATGGCAGATGCTGAAGAAAATAACAATTATAAAATTGCTGTTCCTTCAGCATTTGATACTGTTTTCTCGCATTTTTACTTTGCAGAGAATAAAACCGATATTCCGGTAACCAAAACATTATTACCCAGTTTTCAGACGATCTTAGTCTTTGTTTTTGGAAAAGGAGCTTCTTTAAAATCGCAGCAAAATACGATTCTGGAAGCAGAACGATGTGTCGTTTTGGGTCCAATAAAACAAGCTTTTGATTACACCTTAAATCCTGATTCGGAGATTCTGGTGGCCAACTTCAAAGAAGATGCTTTCTATCGGTTCTTTGGAAACGCGCTTTTAACCCATTCTTTGCCTGTTCACCCGGATACTTTGATGGCCGAAAATTGCTTTACCGCTTTATGGGAGGAACTAAAAGAATTCGCTGATCCAAAAGAGCGGGTGGATCATATTTTAGAGTTTTGCCGGCCTTATTTACGAGAACAGCACTCCATTACCTCTCTTTTAAGCGATTTCAGGACAAAAAACATCAATCCGATAAAAGCGATTGCCTCTAAAACAAATCAATCAGAACGAAACATTCAACTCAATCAAAAGAAGTTTTTTGGTTATACCATCAAAGAAATTAGCCGTTACGAACGTTTTTTAAAAGCTGTAGAGGCAATTCAAAAAGATATTTTACAAAACGCTAAAACAGATTGGCTTGCCATTGTCGAACAATGTGGTTATTATGATCAGAGTCAGTTGATACATGATTTTAAACATTATATGAACATCTCTCCAACCAAATTCCTGAAATTTCAAAACGATATCTGTAACTCAAAGACAGAATAGCCCCTTTTCGTTTTCTTACAATTGTGATCGGATCAGCAGTTTTACATTTGTCATGTTCAATCTTAAAAAACAGAAAACATGAAAAATTTAATTGTTTACGCACATCCCAATTCAGCTAGTTTAAACCATTACTTCAAACAAATTGTTGTAGAAAACCTTGAGAAATCAGGGCAAGAAGTTATCGTACGCGATTTAAACGCCATCCATTTTAATCCGGTTTTATCCCTGGAGGATATGAGTGGGCAAAGAATGGGAGAAATCGCCGACGAGGTAAAAACAGAACAGGATTTTATCAGCTGGGCCGATCGTATTGTTTTTATTTACCCAATTTGGTGGACCGGAATGCCGGCGATCATGAAAGGGTATATCGATCGGGTTTTTAGTTATGGATTTGCCTATCGCTATGATCAGGGGATTCAAAAAGGGCTGTTGACCGGAAAACAAACCATCATAATCAATTCGCACGGGAAATCAAATGCAGAATACGAGTCCATCGGAATGGATAAAGCTTTGGCCTTAACCTCAGACTTCGGAATTTTCAGTTACTGCGGATTGGAAGTTCAAAAACATTTTTATTTTGATAAAGCCGACCGAGCTTCTGACGAAAATATTTCAGAATGGACCAACCAGCTTAAAGAAATGTTTCAGGAAAAGGTGGTATGTGGCTAATTTGCTATATTTCTACATTAGAGCTGTTTAAGGCAATTTTTTTGAATAGTTTTAGTTATCTATTAAACCATTTCTTTCTAAAAACCCTGATACCATGCAAAATGTAATTACAGACCTGTCCCGCTTTATGGAATTTAATGAAACGGAAAGTATGGCCTTTAAGAACATACTTAAACTAAAGAAAGTCAAAAAAAACGAACATCTTTTAGTGGAAGGCGATGTTTGTAATTTTGGAGTTTTTATTGCTGAGGGCTGCATTCGGTATTATTACTCGCTTGATGGGGTTGAATCTACCGGAAACTTCTTTTTTGAAAATGACTGGTACTCTGATTTTGAGAGTTTTTTATACAACAAACCTTCATTGCTGAATATCGAAGCTTTGGAAGATTGCGTGCTGTATTTGGCCTACAAACATGATTTTGAAAAACTGGTTTCCGAATATCCGGTATTTAACTCTTTCCTGCGCATTATGATGGAAAGAACCATCAAAGGATTAACAGGCAGAAATATGGCAATGTCTTTATTGTCGCATGAAGAACGTTATTTGCGGTTTGTAAAATACTGCCCGAAAGTAGTTGAGAGAGTTTCGTTAAAACACATCGCCAGTTATCTGGGAATTCAGCCCGAAAGTTTAAGTCGGATCAGAACCAGAATTACTTTGAACAGTAAATCTTAACTCAAGTCAATTTTTAAGAAAATTCAGCTCTTTACTTTTGCTTTTATAACTGTAAAGCAAAATAAAAATGAAAAGAATATTCTTGATTATTATAAGCCTTTTAGGGGTATTGAGCTATGCTCAGACGGGAACTGTAAAAGGAAAAATTATCGATAAGCAATCCGAAAAACCACTTATTGGAGTTGTCATTTTCCTGATAGGCGACGAGAAGAAAAATGCCACTTCAGATGCGGATGGTAATTTTAAACTGGCGAATGTCCCTTTGGGGCGACAGAGTTTGAGTTTCAGCTTTCAAGGTTATGAAAACACTTCCGTTTCGGATCTTGATATCACCACAGGGAAAGATAATTTATTAACGGTTTCGATGATTGAAAAATTCAATACCCTTGACGAAATTATAGTGTCATCAGGCTCAAATAAAGCCAAACCGATTAACAAAATGGCGCTAGTGTCGACCAAGCAGTTTACTACAGAAGAAGTCAATCGCTATGCAGGAGGAAGAAGCGATGTGGCACGTTTGGTTTCTAATTTTGCCGGAGTTTCTACCGGAGATGACAGCCGAAATGATATTGTGGTTCGTGGGAATTCGCCATCGGGAATGTTGTGGAGAATTGAAGGAATGCCGGTTCCAAGTCCAAATCACTTCTCAACTTTGGGAACTACGGGAGGGCCCATTTCGGCACTGAATCCAAATCTTTTGGCCAATTCTGATTTTTTAACGTCAGCCTTTCCGGCGGAGTATGGAAATGCAATTGGAGGTGTTTTTGATCTGAGCTTCCGTAAAGGAAATCCCGATGATTACGAATACATGCTGAGTGCCGGTGCTTATCCCGGAGTCGAATTTATGGCAGAAGGTCCGCTTGGTAAAAAAGGAGGTTCGTTTGTAGCGGCTGCAAGATATGGCTTTGTTGGGGTTCTGGGAATAGCGGGAACAGATGCTCAGCCCAATTATAGAGACATCAGTTTTAATGTTGATTTGGGAAAAAGCAAAGCGGGTAATTTCTCTCTTTTTGGAATCTACGGAACGTCGGATATTGATTTTCTGGGAGATAAAATAGACAAGGAAGATCCTTTTGCAGCTCAGGATGAAGATTCCTATGTAAAATCGGGATTTGCTTCGTTTGGTTTGAAACACAATCTGGACATTGGGACAAAATCGTATTTGAAAACCATTGTCGGTTTTTCAAATTCAAATAACTCCTACGAGAATTTCCGTTATTATGACTTCAATACAGCGGCAGAAAATCGTTTGCCTTTTACAGCTATCAATAACAATGAAAATAGAGTTACGTTCTCGACTTTATTCAATTCTAAAATCAATAAAAAGACAACTTTCAGAGCGGGTTTGCTATTTGAGAATTATACCCTAGATGCTAAAATGGCTACGCGTGACCGACAGCAGGACAATGATGGCGACGGTTATCCTGACTTTGTACAGCTAATAAACAACAACGGAAATTATAATGTTATTCAGCCCTTTGCTCAGGGGCAATTTCGTCTGACCGAAAAACTAACTTTTAATGCGGGGATACACGGGCAGTACTTCTCTATAAATAAAGAATTTGCTTTTGAACCCAGAGCGGCTCTGGCTTATGCCGTAAATCAGAGAAACACCATTAGTTTTGGTTACGGTTTGCACCATCAAAGCGTTGCGGTTCCGATATTATTTCTGAATGAATTTGTAAACGGTAGTCAGGTTCAGACTAACAAGAATCTGGATTTGGTTCAAAGTCAGCATTATGTTTTGGGCTATGATGTAAGGCTGGCCAGAAAATGGAGGG harbors:
- a CDS encoding zinc-dependent metalloprotease yields the protein MKKFFISTTIAAFMLFPVSQFAQSNKKKSKKDDPAAAAPEKKPESAIKDYSKVITKDAVTDDGLFKVHKVDKKYYFEIPNKYLNKDMLLVSRLSKLPSNLGGGYVNAGSETNEQLIVWQRFQDKILIKSKSYNAVANDSLPISISVKSNNYEPTLFAFDIVAFSKDSANTVVDVTKFYSTDVKAISGISSEMRETYKVKGLDDSRSFINTIKSFPMNIEVIQDMTYNASKPSMLEDTESISIQMNQSMILLPEVPMTPRLADPRVGWFTVSQYDYGSNELKSDLKTYIRRWRLEPKDPEAYARGELVEPVKPIVYYLDPATPEKLRKYIKQGIEEWQKPFETAGFKNAIIAKDAPTKEEDPDFSPEDVRYSVVRYVASTTRNAVGPSVSDPRSGEIIESDVIWYHNHLRSYRNRYLLETGAANPSARTLQTSDEEMGEMMRMVIAHEVGHALGFPHNMGASCAYDVESYRNGDFTQQNGISASIMDYARYNYIAQPGDKNIRFIRKMGAYDHYALNWGYRVIPNAKSPQDESATLDKWILDKAGNPLYKFGKQSSAFDPSSQTEDIGNNSMKASTYGLKNLEYVAAHLNEWTSNVTNNYDDLDELYKEMLDVWSRYVGHVVTNVGGVYENTKNPNQTGNVYEVVPKTKQIEAMNWLQANAFASPTWMVNVTTLKNTDFAGYAERFRSLQVRQLNSLLSIGRIGRLVDNEIVGGDTYKALDLLRDTRKGIWKEAAAPGNVTIYRRNLQRGYIDRMGALMTEEIKPSDRSVVYYNVNQSDVRALVRGELNALRTTLLAAKARPVNAETKYHYEDCIKRIDLILNPK
- a CDS encoding DUF4274 domain-containing protein, yielding MEESFSKKNRNRVLKAVNGELSYQKLTAAEWHQFVQNWNYDDGIEPFEWMIQQKTLDKGTVLCLYWLLQPDYFCRFTSEEQVKDDLYFEQYKLLKEIEERYLADFYQDENFSFDPNPEFLDENSTVACIPGEMLLKTGGVAFERLDIEFAFLRKPNEKELKTIATRITDAVKIIQLSNPDFVYDDTDTAVNAIVESVEYWKIKELGKIKINNLSYLWMDCMHKKHQWDWIVWDWETGNNLGVTNATKELTCLADTIIAHTIDGFQPASIISDLYKDLEGVNDFYDLKRDPYSGIGLLFSTDHLKFRA
- a CDS encoding 2-hydroxyacid dehydrogenase — protein: MSLKDTVNTNKIAFFSTQPYDKTFFNKYNDAFGFELDFFETQLNPQTVILIENALIVCVFVNDIVNEAVLKQLAEKGVKIIALRCAGFNNVDLDAAKKYNLKVCRVPAYSPQAVAEHAMAMILTLNRKTHKAYNRVREQNFSLNGLLGFDLFGKTIGIIGTGNIGKAFAKIAKGFGCKVLAYDIVTNAEMEKDGVQFVSLDEIFKSSDIISLHCPLNDQTKHVINKKSIALMKDSVMLINTSRGGLIETAAVIEGLKEGKIGYLGIDVYEQEEKLFFRDLSADIIQDDAIQRLMSFPNVLVTAHQAFFTNEALTQIALVTFNNIKSLLTENDIENKAALLV
- the lysS gene encoding lysine--tRNA ligase: MALSEQEIIRREKLQNLRNLGINPYPANLFPVNHTSKQIKESFEEGKKVIVAGRLMSVRDQGKACFAELQDSEGRIQLYVNRDVLCEGDDKTLYNQVFKKLTDLGDFIGIEGELFTTQVGAKCIRVSGFTFLSKTLRPLPLPKVDEDGNVHDAFNDAELRYRMRYVDLTVNQHVKETFIKRTKLFTAMRGYFNDAGYLEVDTPVLQSIPGGASARPFITHHNSLDIPLYMRIANELYLKRLIVGGFEGVYEFSRNFRNEGMDRTHNPEFTAMEIYVAYKDYNWMMEFAEGLLEHCAIAVNGTSEVTFGEHQINFKAPYARVTMTDSIKHFTGFDISGKTEEELFEAAKGMGIEVDKTMGKGKLIDEIFGAKCEGNYIQPTFITDYPKEMSPLCKEHRDNPDLTERFELMVCGKEIANAYSELNDPIDQRERFEDQMRLAAKGDDEANGIIDEDFLRALEYGMPPTSGMGIGMDRLIMYLTNNASIQEVLLFPQMRPEKKQTVELSDEEKFIVDLLKGNENKMDLQQLKITANLSGKKWDASMKNLSKHGLTKVAVEGEFKFVELVG
- the lipB gene encoding lipoyl(octanoyl) transferase LipB; translation: MNKKIQLQDLGSKDYKSTWEYQEELFKDIVDLKIRNRREELDLETPNYLLFVEHPHVYTLGKSGDFENLLLNEKQLEAKGATFYKINRGGDITYHGPGQIVGYPILDLENFFTDIHKYLRFLEESIILTLEEYGLKCGRSDGETGVWLDVGTPFARKICALGVRASRWVTMHGFALNVNVDLGYFDNIIPCGIRGKGVTSLQVELGVEKVDEAEVKAKIIKHLTRLFEAEFV